The DNA region caactAACAACAACACCAGTTatgacagagaaaaaaaaaaatatcaaaataaataaatatatatggcCATATTGAACTTTTGATGAATAAATTGTTATCATCCTTCTAATCACAATTAAGCTATAATTATAACCATAACTAAAAGAGTGTTTGTTTGATTGAAAAgtggttttttgaaaattatttttcaaacttttttatatttatttgttattagaaaagttggtcgacggaaaacacttttcaatcaaaaacaattttggtttggtttttcagaaaagtgtttttcttttattttgggcggaaaatattttctggaagttgtgaaaaaattagaaatgtcatattatttgctgattatatcaaatttgatcctcaaatttttaattgctatatatatttttgttttgaatatttgttttttcaatctcatctcttagaatttatttcttatattaaccctagtccttatttttataattgttatttgtttttcccttattattttttaataaaaattttttatctatcaaatttgatctccattcttttgattgttacttatttttatttttgtttgaaataatttatgaaatgataattattattgttttaatttctttatcttttaattttttatttgttatattttatctttattatcttgattgttatttattttatttgagataatttatgaaattatatattttttttaattttattttcattcaacctttttatttgtaagatttgtttcttattattttaataaacttgaaaaaactaaaacattaataagttattttttatctcattttctatgatataaccaaacactggaaaatatttttcaacttatttttcattacactaccaaatatcataatataatttatattttcaaaattctctttaaaaaaaaattacttttcagcaaacaaacgggcCTTAGATTATAGCTACGATGATAGCTATAAAACAGCCACTTACTCGGAAACATCAAATGATATACATACATGCATATGTTTTCAAAAGGACTGAATTAATAACTTGATACAACTACAGGgttcaaaaaaatataccttttttttcttcatgatttttgtttgattgatgGATCCGAAAGAAGACGAACCAAAcccaaataattgaaaaactaaaCAAGAAGCTACTGTATAGATATTTGATATTGATCcaactgtatttttaaattattttattttatttttaaattattatttttatataaaaaattatttatataatcgtGGTGGTGGTTTATATTacgtggtggtggtggtttatATTACGAAAAAATCgattttctattttgttattttgggcCGTTGCTTaccaccaaaaaacaaaaagaaaaaaagagggagaaaaTAAACTCACTCACACCCGCACAAGCCACAGGGACATGGATGCCTTGCCTtgccttaaaaaacaaaagaaggaaATTAACTTGTGAAATTAGAAACATGTACACGCTTTGTCCTCTCGTCCACGTTCTTTGTGTCTTCCCCTCTATTTCTATTTTAGCGTCTTCTCCTGCAAATCACTCTCACTAACAGGCAGTGGCTTCAATTATTCATTTTTCAGACAAATAATTTCTGCCCCCCAGAAACTTGTTGTCTTCCTGATCTCTTCTCCAGCTCaattggttagtttttttcatctactccattcatgtttttgtttctgaATTTTGCTTGCCTCATTCAGTTGCTTGATTATATACTAGCCGCCTGGCTGCTTAGATATTTGATTCTTTCTGCCTCCAATTTTATGGTCATTTCTCTTTTCAAAAGGGTTTTGTTTTTCGTAGCTTCAAGGCCAGGGTAGAATCGCTATTCACTTTTATCTCAGTTTCAGCAATATTTGGGGTCtctttaatctgtttttttttttattattattttttatggtatagGTTGTATATTCTCAGGTGGTATTTTGTTGCTTCAATGGCGGCAATACTGGCTTCACAAGGTTGTTATTGTCGtcatattgatttgatgaatgaaGGAAGGATATTATCGGACAATCTCAGTTTCTCGAGTTCAGTTTCGAACCCATTTGTGAAGTTTGACCGAAAAATACAAAACCTGATTTTCTCTGATAAATTAAGAATGGAAGTTGAAATGCGACAAACTGAGTCGCCGGCTTCCAAAAACTTAGGTTCCAGTGGACCACCAGACCCAAAAAAACTAGGCTCCAATGGAAGAGCGATAAAGATGGTGCCTACAAGTGAGGTGATGAAGAAAAGAACCCCGAATGGTAACAGAGTAGATATACAGAATGGAACGAAGCAGGTTATTAATGGAGCAACTTTAGCTAAGAGAGATTCTAGTGCTGCACTTGTAAAGTCAACGAGAGCTAGAGAGACTGACAAACTTCCACCATTGGAGGATTTTAGGGTTCTTCCAACAGATGAGGGCTTCAGTTGGGCGGATGAGAATTACAATGACTTTCGAAGGACCATTGACATTTGGTCCTTTGTTCTGGCCTTGCGTGTTCGTGTTACGTTTGACAATGCCAAATGGGCATACGCGAGTGGTTTCACAGAAGATAAACAGGTGACTTTTCATAATCCCTTGAAGAGTTAAAACTGTTATGTGGTGGTGTTGTTCATgccttatgttttgaaattctgtTTCACCTGCAAGTATTTTCTAATGGATGAAATTCTGTGTGAAATTCTGTTGATTAtaattctgttttctttttttttccctttcatggCAATGGTGGTCTTTCTTGTTCAGAAAAGCCGTAGGAGAAGAACTGCTTCATGGCTACGGGAGTGTGTATTGCAGCTTGGTCCAACTTTTATCAAACTTGGACAATTATCCTCAACAAGGTCAGATCTATTTCCCCGAGAGTTTGTGGATGAGCTTGCCAAGTTGCAGGTACCTCTTTGATTTTATTCTgtattaatcttttattttgtcattATATGCTAATATGGAGTAGTACAGTCATTTTATCCTTTGCAGTCTTTGAGcttttcttataaatttgatatgatGGTCGCATGATGTATTCCAGGATAGGGTGCCTGCCTTCTCTCCAAAGAAAGCAAGAAGTTTCATTGAGAGAGAATTGGGAGCTCCGATTGATGTGCTGTTTAAGGCGTTTGAGGACCAGCCAATTGCTGCAGCTAGTCTTGGTCAGGTGTTTGATTTATGCTTACCTGTAGTACTTGTTTGTGTCCGTATTTGGCTTTCTGTGAAATTTACTTGGTACTCTATCGAGCTTTGAAAATATAATGTCGTGGAGATATTTCTCATGTGATATGATTTGCAGATTTAAGAAGCTCCTTCTATAAAGTTTAGGGAATTCATGACTAGGACACCATTCTCAAGCAACATTAAGAAAACATGCACACAAGGCTTCTTGCTTTCACCAATTCAAGATTTCATTGCTTCTACTTCTATTCCCATAATAGTGGTGTATTGATTAGTTGTTAGGACCATTGAAATCTTTTCTCtgcaattattttctttatggtGAATAATTCACTATATTGCTGATTGGAATTTATCTGGTGCCTTTAGGTGCACCGCGCCATCCTGCATAATGGGGAGAAAGTAGTTGTGAAAGTTCAAAGGCCTGGTCTCAAGAAACTTTTTGACATCGACTTAAGTGAGTTATGTGTACTATATTTTTGTTACTTCTAGACAAGGATATTGTACTTGCTTATAACTATGTAATACCAGGCATAATTTTACTCTTTTTCTCTGCTTCATGGCTTTCTTTATTGCAgctttgttctctttttttgaGCTCTGCTGGAAAATATGTTCATCATTAGCTTGATGCTCTTTGTTAGTTTTGGGATTCTTTTTGGTTGGTTTTGCAATTTTCATTAGAGGAGATGAATTGCTTGGAGTATACTAAAACTGTAATAAAAGCACTAAGAAGGGCGTGTCTATTGGCATGCTTTTAAactgccaaaaaataaaaattatgctcAGACAGATTTAGTATCTTCCGAGgcactactaaaaaatatattcacatGTTAAGTTACAGGTGCATATATTGACTCTATAGGTTTGGTTGGGGGCTATACTCTTATTATGTCTTACTCCATAGATAGTGGTGCTTACCCTGTACAATTAACGTTTTGATTGTTTCTCCAACTCTATTCTTCTTCCACCCAGGAAATCTAAAGCTAATCGCAGAGTACTTTCAGAGAAGCGAGACTTTTGGTGGTCCAAGTAGAGACTGGATTGGCATATATGAAGAATGCAAAAAGTAAATCATAGGCATTTATTACttgtcatattatttatttatttatttttatcatggttATGGATAAAAATTCaggaatttttttctatttgggtTACAAAGGAGAGGCTCAAAGTGGAGATCTCTTGGCAGGAAGGGAACATGGGTGCCAGCTGAGCCATAGGCTCATTGGCAACAGTTGTGGAACTCTAATTGTACATTAAACACAATAAGGCATACTTATTTAATATGAATCAATGTCCTAGCCTGTGCTATTGTGCTTGACATTTCATATTTGCTTTGAAATCCAAAAGACAAGCTGGGTTTCAACATTGCATTGTTCCACAAATATAGCTTTTGTTGATTTGGACATAACAGAGACTTAAGGATTTAATCTTTATCGAAGTGATGCAAGTAAAGAATGGCATGTGTTTTTGTTCATATATGTAATTATGAAATGCTCCCTATCATTCTAGTGCTGCATTGATTTCAGGATTTTGTACGAGGAGATTGATTATATTAATGAAGGAAAAAATGCTGACAGATTCCGCCGAGATTTTCGGAATATAAAATGGGTCCGGGTGCCGGTATGCCTTTTGctacaaaattttttaatttattccttcTCCTTGATCTCATAGTTTACACTTATGAACAGATTAAATTCTGAACTTGTCAGTGAAAGTGGACTGTACACTTGAATTCTGTTTATTTGAACAATACTTATTTTAAATCTCATTTGCCTCCTTCTAGCTGGTATTCTGGGATTATACTGCCACGAAGGTTTTGACTTTGGAGTATGTACCGGGTATCAACCTAAACTTATTCATTTTCTAAAGATCCAGTTGATGTCAAGCCCCTTATATTTTAAGGCAGTTAAAGTCTATGTTAAGATCTTGTTATAATTAAACACATtatataaattgtaaaaaaagtGTTTGTGATAATTGACGTCATGTTGTTTTACTTCTGTGTGCAGGGGTTAAGATAAATCATTTAGATATGCTAGATTCACGGGGATATGATCGTTCACAAATTTCATCACGGGCCATAGAAGCATATTTGATTCAGGTATATGACACTATTCAGACACATCAACATGACTTTAAGTCATTACTGACTTTCAACCTAAGCAGTGATGACtgtaaaatggattttatttgtTCCCTTGTATATGTTCCTATTAATTAATGGGTTTGGGTCATACTACAGATTCTGAAAACTGGTTTCTTTCATGCTGATCCTCATCCTGGAAATCTCGCTGTTGATGTGGATGAATCACTTATCTATTATGACTTTGGTATGATGGGAGAGATCAAAACTTTTACACGTGAGAGGCTGCTTGAACTTTTCTATGCAGtttatgaaaaagatgcaaaaaaggtttgctttttttttgttttttactaatgTTTCCTTGACATTTTTCAAGCTCTAGAATGATTTGTAGGATGGGAAGCCCCAATTTTAATGCAAACTAGCTgccatcttttattttcaatgccTCAAATTAGTATATGTTGCAGCATTGAATGCTTGTGTATTCATGTTATTAACATGCTATGACTGTTTTATCTCTCAACCTCTGTGATGTCACTTTATTACATAGTTCCTGGACTATTGATAAGAGAGTTGGCAGGTGGGAATTTGTTAGGAAGGAACCATGGTGTGCCAAGAACTTGGCAAAATCAGTTCATAAAATATTCTGATTCACAACTTAATGTGGAGTTCAGTTGTAAAATGCAGAATTTGTGAACTGTTTCTCTGCATCATTATCCTCAACTCTCATTCCGTCTCCCTTTCACCAAACTTCTTTAAATCAAAGTCAATTTTGAAAATTGGACTTGTGAGAAGAAAAATTTTCTCTGTACTGTTCCGCTGACATTGGCACTACGGTGCTAGGGTCAGAAGTTCTACTATCACTTTTCAGCTGCAATAACAGGAGATGTTGGAACAGTCAGAACCTTTCTATATATGTTGTCTGAAATTGATGGAGACTTTTAGATGATGCTTCCTCTCTCCTAGCACATACatgataataatcattattttcacCTGGACTCTCTAAGCATGCTATTGAATCTTGTGGACCATGCATGTGATATTGACACCAAATGAAAGAATGCAGAATATGTATAAGACTTCCAGCCATGTTTTGAGAATacttgtttctttcttgtttgtcatttgaaaaacaacacaCTCCAGAAACAAGCaatcaaaatcattcaaaaagcTCCATACATGAACTTCCTGTGCTTGCTTCGGCGGTGTGAACTGATGAATAGTTACCATGCAGGTTATTCAATGCCTCATAGATCTTGAAGCACTTCAGCCCACTGGAGATTTATCATCTGTAGGTGTCAAACACAGTTGAATCAGTATTTAGGAAATGTATCTCAGTAATATGTAAACAGTTTTTTGAAACAAGTGGTCTTATAAGCATTTTTATTATGGTATTTTCCTAGGTGAGGAGATCTGT from Populus alba chromosome 14, ASM523922v2, whole genome shotgun sequence includes:
- the LOC118045377 gene encoding protein ACTIVITY OF BC1 COMPLEX KINASE 7, chloroplastic, encoding MAAILASQGCYCRHIDLMNEGRILSDNLSFSSSVSNPFVKFDRKIQNLIFSDKLRMEVEMRQTESPASKNLGSSGPPDPKKLGSNGRAIKMVPTSEVMKKRTPNGNRVDIQNGTKQVINGATLAKRDSSAALVKSTRARETDKLPPLEDFRVLPTDEGFSWADENYNDFRRTIDIWSFVLALRVRVTFDNAKWAYASGFTEDKQKSRRRRTASWLRECVLQLGPTFIKLGQLSSTRSDLFPREFVDELAKLQDRVPAFSPKKARSFIERELGAPIDVLFKAFEDQPIAAASLGQVHRAILHNGEKVVVKVQRPGLKKLFDIDLRNLKLIAEYFQRSETFGGPSRDWIGIYEECKKILYEEIDYINEGKNADRFRRDFRNIKWVRVPLVFWDYTATKVLTLEYVPGVKINHLDMLDSRGYDRSQISSRAIEAYLIQILKTGFFHADPHPGNLAVDVDESLIYYDFGMMGEIKTFTRERLLELFYAVYEKDAKKVIQCLIDLEALQPTGDLSSVRRSVQFFLDNLLSQTPDQQQTLAAIGEDLFAIAQDQPFLFPSTFTFVIRAFSTLEGIGYILDPDFSFVKIAAPYAQELLDGRQRPRDGTQLVEEIRKQANDARSSTISMPYRIQRIEDFVKQLEAGDLKLRVRVLESERAARKATILQMATMYTVLGGTLLNLGVTFSNTGSQVIANGSFVGAGVFLTLLLRSMQRVKKLDKFEKMV